TCATCGCCCGCCAAAGCCGCTGCCTTGTAGGTCACGTCGTGACGCCGAACCACCCATCCGAATCCGGCCGCGAGGGCTGCCTTGCTATCGAACCCGATCGCGGCGGTATGGGCGCTGGCCGCCCACAGTGTCCATTGCAGATACCGCAAATTGTGAACATGCCCCTGGGCGTCGATTTCTTCGTCAGGAACGGTGTGGTGAAAGTCAAAGTAAGTTGTCATGGCTATCAATGGAGCGATCCGAGATGAGCTTGCAACCCTGGGTGTCCATTGGCATAGAATGGAGACTCACGAAGTATTCAAAGTCACGAGCGAGCGATGTTGAAAATACCATCCCTTTTCAGGGCGTCGTCCCCCCTAGATCCCCATCCCCATCGGCGGGTGCTGACAACGGCATTGGCTGCCACCGCTGTTTTATTCGGTGTCGTCTTTGCTATTCCGGGCGACGCCCAAGTCAAAGGAGGTCCGCAAGCGAACGATGACTCCGTCGCGGACGTCTCTGATTCGACCGACGATTCGTCGAAAGAAATGGTTGCAACCCTGGCCGGCGGATGCTTTTGGTGTACCGAGGCGGTGTTCGAGCGGATGGAAGGCGTCCAGGACGTGGTCTCGGGATACATCGGCGGCAAGAATCCGAATCCCAGTTATGAACAGGTCTGCACCGGCCGGACCGGACATGCCGAAGCCGTCGAAATCTACTACGACCCGGCCAAGGTGAAGTTCGAAGAACTGCTCGAGGTATTTTTCAAGACGCACGATCCGACGACGCTCAATCGACAGGGCGCCGACAGTGGCACGCAATACCGCAGCACGATCTTTTACCACAACGCCGAACAGAAACGAATCGCCGATGCCTACATCACGCAACTCGATGCATCGGAGAAGCTGCCTGGTCCAATCGTGACCACGCTTGAGGAAGCATCCAAGTTCTTCACGGCCGAAGAATATCATCAAGACTATTACGCGAGAAATCCGAACGCTGGCTACTGTCAAGCCGTGGTTCGAGGCAAGGTCGATAAGTTCGACAGAGAGTTCGCTGATAAGCGAAAGTCTAAGTAGATAGAAGGCGCGACTATGGCATTTGGAATGCGGTTCTTGTTGGCGTGCGTCGTCGTCGCGGTATCGACTTCGATGGCGATGGCTCAAGTGATTCAGTTGCCGTCGTTCCACACCTTTTCATATTCGGGCAGCGTGCTGGTTCCCGATTCGGCAACGGCGTCGCTGGGCAGCGTTTCACGTTCGGCTTCGAGTTATCGCGGTCGCGGTTTCGGGTCATCGATCGGTCGTGGCGCATCCCACGCGGGTGGTTCGGTGACTGCGACCATCATCGATCATCGCGAAATCGATCGCCAGTTGCTCGGCGAGTCGGTGACTTCCACGCCAAGCATTGATCGCACGGAAGAAGGCAAGTCGCTGGTTCGCCACGCGCGAGCCATGTTGAAATCGGGCAACCGATCGGCGGCCAGTGTCAGTTACCAAATGGCGATTCAGGTTCTCGATGGTCGCCTAAAAGAACTGGCGACTATCGAATTCCGCCGCGTCTTGCCGCCGACCGATGCGAGAAGCGTCGGCGACAGGCTGCGCTAGGATCATTAAACCACCGCGCTTCGGCCAGTGATTCGTTCGTACCATCGGCCGTCGATTCTTAGGTTCACAAAGTTGCGATCGACCGTCTCGCGCAAGTCCCAACCGCTCCGTTGAATCGCCAAGGCTTGGGGCGCGGCGTGTTGCATCCCGGGGATCGCATTGGCGACGGTTTGGAAACCCGATTGGGCACAGAATGAACGAAGCGATTCGGAAAAATGGCGGCGCATTCCGAACGGATACGAAAAGTGATGGGGCGTCGCACCAAGGACGTCAGCCAGTTTCGAGCGGCATTCGGTGATTTCGCGTTGCGCTTCGTTGACGTCCAGATCGGTCAATCGGCGGTGCGAATGGGTGTGGGCGCCAATCGTGTGGCCACGCCGATCGATCTCGCGGACTTCGTCTTCGCTAAGAAGCTCTCCCGCAAACTGTGTTTGCAGGTGGCGGAGATACTTGGAACGATCGTCGTCGCTGTCGCGGCCTCGGAAATACAGTGTGTTCAGGTACACCGCGAATCGAATATCAAGCTCGTCGGCCAGATCCAACAATTCGTATGTCGTTCGAAAATTATCGTCGATGCTGAGGAAAACGAGCGGTCGGTCCGACGCCATGAACTCAGCCGGGTCGCCCGTGAAGTGATAGCCCAGGTCGCGAAAGGCTCGCGTCATTTCCGAAACGGCAGCAAACGCATCCGATTCGATCTCGTGGAAGTAGATGCCCAGCTTTTGGGGCAACGGACGCGAAAAGAACCGATGGTGAACGCTCCGAACGATATTTTGGAGAGCTTTCTTGGTCATTTGAAAATAGGGGGCGTGGGAAGCTTTTGTGGAGGGGGGTTGTAAAGTATAGTTTGGGTGCCGACCCAAATCGAAGGACCCTCTGGAGGAAGGAGTTTCTGGTGGTCGTCAGTGTCGTATCTGAGTCGATCCCACCCGAATCCTTTATCCCCAAAATAGTTTGATGCGAATTCTAGTCGCTCACAACTCACACAAAATTCCTGGTGGGGAACAGCGTGTGTTCGAAAGCGAGGTGGAATTGCTTCGCGAGGCGGGCCACGAGGTCTTCCTTCTGAACCCCCACAACGACGAATTGGACGGCCGCAAGCAGTTGTCGATCGCAGCGGAAACGGTTTGGAATCGCAGGATCGTCCGACAGATCAATCAACTGATCCCCAAGATTCGCCCGGATGTCGCCCACTTTCACAACGTGTTCCCGGTCCTCTCGCCGGCCGTGTTTTCGGCCGTCAAGCGTGCCAAGGTGTCGACGGTCTGGACGCTGCACAATTATCGGCTGATCTGTCCCGGCATGCTGCTGATGCGCGACGGAAAGCCGTGCGAAGAATGCGTCGGGAAGCGGTTTGCGTTCCCCGCTATTCGGCATCGTTGTTATCGCAACAGTTTGCCGGCGACGACGGTGATCGCGGCGACTTTGTCGGTCCACCGAGGCATACGCACTTGGCGTGACGACGTCGACCGATTCTTGGTGCCCAGCGAGTTTGCGCGTCGCAAGCTGACAGCGGGCGGAGTCCCCGAGGCTAAGTTGACGGTCAAACCCAACTTCGTTTCCGGTGAACCGGGCGTTGGTGGGGGCGCGGGCGGCTACTTCCTTTTCGTCGGCCGGCTATCGGAAGAAAAGGGTGTCCATTGCCTGCTGAACGCTTGGTTGCGATTGAAGAATCCGCTGCCGCTGAAGATTCTAGGTTCCGGAGAGTTGCCGTCGGATCTCCGTGACGCCATCGCCCGATTGGACAATGTCGAATTTCTGGGTTCGCGATCGGCCGAGGAAGTGATGCAGATGATGGCAGACGCTCGCGCGACGATCGTTCCATCGATCTGCTACGAGACGTTCGGATTGGTCGTTACGGAATCGTTTTCCGTCGGCACACCGGTCATCGCATCCGACATCGGCGCCATCGGCGAATTGATTGACCATGGCAAAAACGGGTTGAAGTTCGCGCCGGGGGATCCGCAGGCTCTCGCATCGGCCGTCGAGACGTTCGTTTCCATGGAACAGCAACCCTTGCGATCCGAAGCGAGGCTCTGTTACGAACGCGATTTTCGTGCGGCGACCAATCTAAAGTTGCTCGAAAACGTTTATCACGAAGTGATGCAAGCCAACGGGCAAATCGTCAGCGATCAAGTGGGACTGCCGAAAGGCTTGCGAGTCGACTTGGCGCAAAGAACGTCGACGACTGGCGAAACTCCGGCCCGTTCAACTCGTCCCGCCAAACCCGTCGCGCAGTCACGCGACTGAACCGGCGTACTGGAACGACATCGCCGACGCGTAGGACTGGCGATGTTACGACGACATCATCACTTCGATGAAACGACGGATTCGGATTTCCGTTTCAGCAACAGTCGCATCATTTCTTCGGCCGATTTGGCTGCGATGTTTCGGATCCGATCTCGATCCGTTTCGTCACCGAATTCATAAGTGATTGCGTGGATTCCGAGTTCTCGGGCGACCCAGGCCTTGCTGGTTGATCGGTGCGCGTTGTGGCCATCGTCACGAAGGACGTCGAACGTGGGCATGCGTTCGTCGAGCGCCGCCAACCACTCGGTCGTGAACCCACTTGGGAACAGGTCGTTTTCACGCGGCATCGTGTAGAAGACTTCGTTGTATGTGCTGTGGAAGTCGAGGAACAACCACAGTCGGCCGTCCTTGTGTTCGTTCAGCTTGATCAATTCGTCGTGGATCGCCTTCGTTTCCGGTTGGGTGAAATTCATCCAATCGCGATTCAGGTCGACGCCGTTCGCGTTGGCACGCCAATAACCTTTGGCGACTCCATCAGGGTTCGCGATCGGGACGACCGAGGTGTGAAATTTATCGCGAAACGCCTTCGCTAATTCGGTGTCAGCACAGATCGCTTCGACGAAGTGCATCATGCCGATCGTGCCGGTAACCTCAGGCGGATGTTGACGCGACAGAATGAAAATCGAATCGCCCGATTGGGCGTTTCCGATCGACATCTGGTAAAGGTTGCGTCCATCGACGGTCGTTCCGATGGTCGTGTCAGCAATCGCCAGGGCGTTTTCTTTGCCAAGAATTTTGCTGGCGTCGGCTTGGTTGCGAAGTTGCTCGATCCAGTTGGCGATGTCTTTGTTGCTGACCAGTTCTTGGCCGGCGATCCAAACGGCGCGGTCGCTAACGGGGATCTTTAGCGTGACTTCGCTGCCACCGGGATGTCGCGCGACAACCAATTGCTGGGCCGATTCCCAGTTTGTGCGGTCGTAGCTGATCTTGGGTTCGTATCGATGCGATCCGCCTTCGTAACGCAGTCGGACTTTGATATCGCGTTGGTTCGTCGATTGAACGCGAAACGCGTACCACGCGCTGTCGTTGGTATCATCGGCCTCGGGACGAATTACGATTTCGAAATCCGAACCGTTGTATTCGATCAAACGGTCGATTTTTCCACCGGGAAAGTCCGTTTCGAAACGAACGGCTTGGTCCTGTGAACGAAACTGTGTTGAAACCAGGGTCGACGCAGTCGGTCCGGGTTCGCCGTACGCCATGGGTGCGGCGAAGACGTAGATCCATCCGATGGCGAGAAACAGCGATCGCTTAACCGAGGCAGCGCAGCAACAAACCATGGTCAAATTCTTTCATGCGGTTCCCCCCCGCTAAATTGCTGGCTTCGCTTGATCAGCTTGTCACCCCGTCAGCGCAACGAGGGCCAGGCACGATCCAGCCCGAATGAAATCCGGGCAGAGTGAGGCGAGTTCTTAGTGAGGTGGGTTCACGCTGCCAAGCGTCCAACGCTTAGAAACATGCAATCGGGCGGGGAGGTCGCTTCCTGCGACAAAGGTGAGGGCAAACGGGGTTTCTCTCGCTTGCCATCACCTTTCAATCATACACTTAGGTACACCTGTCTCAAGTGTTTTCCGCGCTGCTCCGACCGGTTTCATCCGAATTGCTGGCAAATGCCGGCAATTTTACCGGCTAGACGGGTTTCAAGCCTTCCATTGGGCGGAAATTGAGCCATCGCAGGCCGCTGGGGCGCGTCACGGCGGTCTGGTGTATGTTGGCGATGTGTCGTTTTAGCTTCTTTCTTTAGGTAGCCTGCAACCATGCTTGACCGTCGTCATTTTGTAATCGCCGCCGCGGCAGCCGCTTCGTTACCGATGGCCCTGGCGAAGGGCCAGGTCACGGATCCCGACGAATCGATGCCCGTCGAATTTTCGCTCAACATGAGCACCATTCGGGGTCAGAACCTGTCGGTGCCCGACCAAATCGAAGTGGCTGCGAAAGCCGGCTACGACTCGGTGGAGCCTTGGGTGCGAGATCTCGAAAAGTTTGTGGCAGATGGCGGAACGTTGGCGGACGTTAAGAAACAGATCGAAGACGCGGGCATGACGGTCGCTAGCGCGATCGGTTTTGCGAACTGGATCGTTGATGACGATGCGGCGCGAGCGGCGGCGCTGGAAACGGCGAAGAAAGAAATGGAGATGGTCCGATCGATCGGCGGTGTTCGAATCGCGGCGCCACCCGTGGGTGCGCACACCGCAACTTCGGTTTCGCCGCCGTTGGAAACGATTGCTCGGCGTTACCACGCGCTGTTGGAAGTCGGCCGCGAGATGGGCGTGACGCCTCAGCTGGAACTATGGGGTTTCTCGCCAACGCTTTCGAAGCTTGGTGAATTGTCGTACGTGTCGACGGCGGCGGCGCATCCAGATGCCTGCGTGCTGCCGGACTTCTACCACATCTACAAAGGTGGCAACGATTTCGATTCGCTCGGCATGATCGAAGCCTCCCGAATGCACTGCTTCCATATCAACGACTATCCCGCCACGCCCGGCATCGCAGAGATCGCGGACAAGGATCGCGTCTTCCCCGGTGATGGCGTTTGCGAGTTGCCGAAGATCATTCGAGGACTGATCGACCACGGTTTCCAAGGCACTTTCTCGTTGGAACTTTTCAATCCAACCTATTGGCAACGCGATGCACTGGAAGTCGCCGTCGAAGGACTCGAAAAGTCGAAACGAGTGGTCGCCCAGGCGATGCAATTGCCGTCGACCGAAGTCTAACAGCCTGCCAGTACTACAGGTGCACTTTCCCTCAGATCGCTCTGTCAACGCTCGGCATGCTCTCGTTTTTCGTGTTGGACGAGAATTCATCAGGTCATAGCGAAGATCTTTCATCCCAAAGTGAACGAAGTGTGACGTAAGGTACTATTCGCCTCCGTGATGTCCCCACCACACACGCGCTTCGTCGACGGACCAGGGATACTTGACGCGTAGGCGGTCGATGTCTTGGCAGACCTCGCCAATGGTTGCGAAGCGGTCGCCCGGCTGTTTCGACATGCACTTGGAAATCAGCTCGGTGATCTCCGCAGGCACTTCTTCGCCTCGGTGGATCGCGATTCCGATCGGGTGTTCGGACAGGATCAGTGCGAACAGCGATTCAGGGTCCGATTCAATAAAGGGCGGTCGGCCCGACAACAGATAGTACGCCACGCAGCCGACCGAATAAATGTCGCTGCGAGGATCCATCACGCCGGGTTGGCGAAATCGCTCTGGCGCCATGTACATCGGCGTACCCGCCCAAATGGTTTCGCTTGTCTGATAGACGTTGGCGTCGGGTTCGAGTGGCTTGGCCAATCCGTAGTCGAACACCACGGCCCAATCGCCGACGGATGGGTCAAGCGACAGCATGATGTTTTGCGGTTTGATATCCCGGTGCAGCAGGTTCAACGAATGCGCCTCGGCAAGCGCGTCGCAAACTTGACGCATCACCGACAACATCCGCCCGATCGCTTGATGCCCGCTCCGTGCGACAACTTCCTGCAACGTCAGACCTCTCAGGAACTGCATCACACAATAGGCTTCGCCTTCGTCGCTGCGACCGTAATCGTGAATTTGAACGCTGTGCGGGTTGCTTAGACTTGCCGCCAAACGAGCTTCACGATCGAATCGCAAACGGTCTTCTTGGCTGTGTCGGTCGCCGCGCAGGACCTTCAGCGCGGCGTCGCGACCGAGTTGGCGGTGGTAGGCTTTGAACACCATCCCCATACCGCCACTGCCCAGTTCTTCTTGAATGTCGTAACGTGACAACGGGTGGTGGGCGGCGTGTTCGGCCGTTGATGAGCGAGCAATTTTTGTCGCTGCCAAAAAAGCGGTCAGCGACAACAAACTTCCCAACAACAAAAAGCTGAATCGAACAACCCGCACCGGGGCAAACGCTCGATCGGCGTTCTGTTCAACGATGACGCCCATGTCCCACTTGTCTAACCATCGCCACGCGCCAACGACCGACTCGCCGGAATAGTTCGCGTACGTCTCCGTTCGCACTTGAGGCCGAAGTCCAACGGCACCCGCAACGGCGACGGTGACAGGTCGAAATTGGCGCTGGATCGAATTTCGATTGTGCTCCGTCAATTCGAAACCGGGATCTGCAACGCGCAGGTTGGCGGCAATCTGGTCGGGTTCAATTTCCAATTTTCCACGGGTTGAATTCGATACCGCGTGCCCGCTTTCGCTCAACATCGTTCCGTCACGATTGATCGCGTAGGAATCCACTTGGCTGGAATCGATGACTTCCAAGAAGATCATGTTGAACTCTTCGAATAACCCCAAGCCACGGACCAACAACGACGCAATGATGCGGCCGTCGTCGTCTTGGATGGGTACGATGACGGCCATCACTGGTTTTTCAGTTTCGGGAACGAAGCCGTCGATATCGGCTTTCAATCGCTCGGGACCAAAGATGACCGTCGCACCACTCATGACGCGTGCTAGGTTCGCAGCGCCCGACGGATGAACGGGTTTGCCGATATCGGCGCCATCGTCGGACCAACTCGCCAACGTACGGTACGAGTCATTCCAGACAACGAACTTTACGTCTTCTACACCCGATATCTGCTGTAGCTGTTGATGAATTCGATCGATTTGAACGGCTTTGCGAAGTTCTTCGATCGGAGGATTGGTTTCCGCAATCGCGTTGAGTTCCACGATCGCCGCGCGCAACGTGGGTTCTCGCGACCACGACTGAACCAACGTCGCTTTCTCGCCCAGGAACCAATCGACCCGCAATGCAACACTGTTGATCACGCCGTTGAGTTCGGTGCGGATCGAACGCTGAATCATTGATTCCACTTCGCGATACGTCCACAAACCGATCATCGCGGTTGGCAAGAGAGCCGCGAGCCACAACCACCCCGAATTGCGTCGACGATTCGCGCGCGTCCGATTCGCCCAAATCGCGTTGCTGTTCGAAGCATGTTTCGGTGATTCGGTTTGCTTGACGCGGGGCGACGCGTGTGTTCGGTGGGCACCATGTTTGGTGATGGCTGCCGATCCACCGCCCGCTTTCCGTTCGGCGGACGGTTGGGTTTGTCCCGACGAGTCGCCGCGATGGGTTGTATCACCTTCGTGCGGCGACTGACGTTCTGCGGCAGCAGTACCTTGGATCGTTTCGACAAGCTTGGCCGGCGACATCGGTGCAACGACGGGTGCCGCCGTATCCCCCTCGATCTTCGCGAACTCGGCGTTGTGTTCCGCCAAAAGTGACAACACCTCGACGATCAGTTCCTGATCGCCATTGCTGTGACTGGCCACAAAGTCTCGTTGAGATTCGACCGGCAATTCTTCCGCAGCGAGAAACAGATCGCGAATTTTGGCGTATCTCGCCGCGTCCATGCGTCAGTTTTCCTCGGGCTGTGCGGTACCGTCCGAATTGACCGCACTGCCGCCGTCATCGTCTGCGGCATCGCTACAGCGTAGTTCCCGCCGCATCCACGCACGCGACATCGCCCATTCTTTCTCAACGGTCCGCAATCCAAGATTCATCTCAGTTGCGATTTCGCGCATGGTCATTCCGCCAAAGAATCGCAACTCAACGATCTTGGCCTGACGCGGATTCAATTCGGCCAACGTTTTTAGCAGATCATCCAGCGCGACCACATCGTCGTCATCGCTCAGTTTGAACGTGACTTCGTCGGTCAATTGTCGACGTTCCCAACCGCCGCCCCGTTTGAGCGATCGAACCTTCCTGGCATGGTCAACCAGAATGCGACGCATGACTGTTGCGCCGATCGCAAAAAAGTGCGTCTTGCCCTGCCAATTGATCCGCGATTGGTCCACCATCCGCACGTAAGCTTGGTGGACCAACGACGACGAACTGAGCCGATGTCGCATCGGTTCGTTTTGCAAAAATCGACCAGCCAAACGGCACAGATCGTCGTACATCAACGAAAACAGCTGATCGGTTCCACCCGCTTCACCGTCGGTGCTTTTGGTTAAGAGATCTGTGATGGACGTCATTGATAATATGTCGCGACAACGAAAGAGAAGTGGTGCAATGCACCCATGCATTATAACAGAGCGGGAACAGGATTCCCAAAGGGCGATGCCTGTTGATTTGGCCACCTATTGGATGCGAGGATCGCCCGAGAGTTCCGCCAAGAAAACCCCGGTCTTGCTGGCGTTAAGTGTATTTCGCAATCCCCACACCTTGCTACCTATCTTAACCAGGTTCGGGTCGATCGACGCGCTAAACCACCGAACGGCTGGCTCGGCTGGCCAGACTTACCGTCGACGCATGGATATCCACGATATCGTCGATTGTGCTGGCATAGCCGCCGGCCATCGCAATCGCCAGCGGAATGCCACGTTTTTGACACCATCGAATCACCGCCAGATCCCGCTGGACCAGTCCGTGTTTGGTCAGTTTTAGGCGACCTAGACGATCGTGTTCGTAGGGATCGGCGCCCGCCAAATAGATCGCTAAATCAAACGGACCGTTCCGAGAAACCACGTCAAGGGCAGATTCGAGTTCGCGAAGGTAGGTGACGTCATTGGTGCCGTCGGGTAAGGGGACATCCAAGTCGCTTGCCGTTTTCCGCAGGGGAAAGTTCCGGACGCCGTGGATCGAAAGCGTGAACGCAGTCGAATCGCCGGCAAGTATCTGGGCGGTGCCGTTGCCTTGGTGAACATCCAAGTCGATCACGCACGCGCGCTGGATTTCAAATTCGGCTTGCAGCGTGCGAATCGTGACTGCAGCATCGTTAAACACACAGTACCCTTCGCCGGCATCCGTCATCGCGTGGTGCGTGCCGCCGGCCAAGTTGACCGAGAAGCCGTCCGTGAGTGCCGCACGTGCGGCGGCGATGGTGGCGCCGGTGCTGCGTCGCGATCGAGAAACCATTTTCGGCGACCAAGGAAAACCGATCCGTCGGATTTCGGCGGTCGAAAGTGATCCGGTCTGGACCGCTTCGATGTAACGGCGATCGTGACAGCGAAGCAACTGTTCATCCGTCGCCTCGGTCGGAACGACCAACACATCGCTGGCATGTTCTTTACTGGCAACAACGCGAGCGCGGAGTCGCCTGTATTTGTCCATCGGAAAGCGGTGGCCCGATGGAAGCGGCAACTCAAAATGGTCGGTGTAAAAGATCCGCACTACAAAGGTTCGGCAACAGCCAGTTCGATGGTCGATTGTTCTCCGGTTCCAACGATTCGGCCCAACGCGATGACTTGGTCGGACAAGGGCATCGAAGCGCTGCCTGTGACAATGATTTCCGTTCCATTGCCGACCGTGATCGTGGGACTACCAGCGTTCGTGCCAGCCTTGCCAACGACCAAAATTCCCTTGGTCGTTCGACCGTTGTACGTAAACCAATTCGTTGCCGCGTTTTCGTACTTTGATAACAGCGGCGATTCCTTCACCCGCGTCAACAGTGCTTTCGCCGACTCGCTGTTTCCGTCCGCCAGCATGCCGACTTCCGAAATCTCACGATAAGTCATCGCCATCGCTTTGGTTCGAAGCGGATCCGAAGGCGACATCGCTAAGACTTGATCCAGCATTTCATTGGCTTCATCAACAGCAGCCGTCAACTCGGCCGATTCGGTTGGCGGCGTGTCCATGATGACGGGCTTGGAGAAAACGTCATCTGACGCGACTTTAGCATCAGGCTCGGGGGTTTCGTCCAGCGGATTCATTTCCGGTTGGGATGTCTCGCCGGGCATTGCGAAAACGCTGTTGGAGTCGGGCGCGGGAACGCCTGGCTGTGCATCGGGCAAATTCATTCCGCCTTGATCCACGTCCGGTTCGCTGGTATCCGATTCAGCGAAACTGCCATCGGGCAGACTCATCTCGGGAATTTCCAATTCGGGCGGTTGAATACCGGCCGCGTCGCTGATGGCGACCTCTGGGGCCGCCACACCAAGTTGGTCCAAAGCGTCGGATTCGATCGCATCCATGGCGACATCGGGGGTTGGAACTTCCATCGTCCGACCATCAAGATCCATTCCTTCGTCATCGCTATCATCCAACTGCATCGGGGCCGACGCGCGAACGCCTGTGTCCGCAGTCGCGGTCGATTTCGAAGGCCAGATCCCCAGCATCGACTCTCGCCCGGCAAGCGTTAGCAGGCCGTCGGCGATCGGCAACGAAAGCGCACCGCCGACGATCACGCCGACCGCGGTCTTCCAAGCCGCGCCACCTTTCGAGCGGCGGTTCGAACGCGAGACTCGCATTGCTGCGATGTCGGTTCCGTCACTCCACGAATCGTCATCGATCTCGT
The sequence above is a segment of the Rubripirellula tenax genome. Coding sequences within it:
- the msrA gene encoding peptide-methionine (S)-S-oxide reductase MsrA, with the protein product MKIPSLFRASSPLDPHPHRRVLTTALAATAVLFGVVFAIPGDAQVKGGPQANDDSVADVSDSTDDSSKEMVATLAGGCFWCTEAVFERMEGVQDVVSGYIGGKNPNPSYEQVCTGRTGHAEAVEIYYDPAKVKFEELLEVFFKTHDPTTLNRQGADSGTQYRSTIFYHNAEQKRIADAYITQLDASEKLPGPIVTTLEEASKFFTAEEYHQDYYARNPNAGYCQAVVRGKVDKFDREFADKRKSK
- a CDS encoding serine/threonine protein kinase, producing the protein MDAARYAKIRDLFLAAEELPVESQRDFVASHSNGDQELIVEVLSLLAEHNAEFAKIEGDTAAPVVAPMSPAKLVETIQGTAAAERQSPHEGDTTHRGDSSGQTQPSAERKAGGGSAAITKHGAHRTHASPRVKQTESPKHASNSNAIWANRTRANRRRNSGWLWLAALLPTAMIGLWTYREVESMIQRSIRTELNGVINSVALRVDWFLGEKATLVQSWSREPTLRAAIVELNAIAETNPPIEELRKAVQIDRIHQQLQQISGVEDVKFVVWNDSYRTLASWSDDGADIGKPVHPSGAANLARVMSGATVIFGPERLKADIDGFVPETEKPVMAVIVPIQDDDGRIIASLLVRGLGLFEEFNMIFLEVIDSSQVDSYAINRDGTMLSESGHAVSNSTRGKLEIEPDQIAANLRVADPGFELTEHNRNSIQRQFRPVTVAVAGAVGLRPQVRTETYANYSGESVVGAWRWLDKWDMGVIVEQNADRAFAPVRVVRFSFLLLGSLLSLTAFLAATKIARSSTAEHAAHHPLSRYDIQEELGSGGMGMVFKAYHRQLGRDAALKVLRGDRHSQEDRLRFDREARLAASLSNPHSVQIHDYGRSDEGEAYCVMQFLRGLTLQEVVARSGHQAIGRMLSVMRQVCDALAEAHSLNLLHRDIKPQNIMLSLDPSVGDWAVVFDYGLAKPLEPDANVYQTSETIWAGTPMYMAPERFRQPGVMDPRSDIYSVGCVAYYLLSGRPPFIESDPESLFALILSEHPIGIAIHRGEEVPAEITELISKCMSKQPGDRFATIGEVCQDIDRLRVKYPWSVDEARVWWGHHGGE
- a CDS encoding histone deacetylase family protein translates to MRIFYTDHFELPLPSGHRFPMDKYRRLRARVVASKEHASDVLVVPTEATDEQLLRCHDRRYIEAVQTGSLSTAEIRRIGFPWSPKMVSRSRRSTGATIAAARAALTDGFSVNLAGGTHHAMTDAGEGYCVFNDAAVTIRTLQAEFEIQRACVIDLDVHQGNGTAQILAGDSTAFTLSIHGVRNFPLRKTASDLDVPLPDGTNDVTYLRELESALDVVSRNGPFDLAIYLAGADPYEHDRLGRLKLTKHGLVQRDLAVIRWCQKRGIPLAIAMAGGYASTIDDIVDIHASTVSLASRASRSVV
- a CDS encoding glycosyltransferase family 4 protein: MRILVAHNSHKIPGGEQRVFESEVELLREAGHEVFLLNPHNDELDGRKQLSIAAETVWNRRIVRQINQLIPKIRPDVAHFHNVFPVLSPAVFSAVKRAKVSTVWTLHNYRLICPGMLLMRDGKPCEECVGKRFAFPAIRHRCYRNSLPATTVIAATLSVHRGIRTWRDDVDRFLVPSEFARRKLTAGGVPEAKLTVKPNFVSGEPGVGGGAGGYFLFVGRLSEEKGVHCLLNAWLRLKNPLPLKILGSGELPSDLRDAIARLDNVEFLGSRSAEEVMQMMADARATIVPSICYETFGLVVTESFSVGTPVIASDIGAIGELIDHGKNGLKFAPGDPQALASAVETFVSMEQQPLRSEARLCYERDFRAATNLKLLENVYHEVMQANGQIVSDQVGLPKGLRVDLAQRTSTTGETPARSTRPAKPVAQSRD
- a CDS encoding M14 family metallopeptidase; protein product: MVCCCAASVKRSLFLAIGWIYVFAAPMAYGEPGPTASTLVSTQFRSQDQAVRFETDFPGGKIDRLIEYNGSDFEIVIRPEADDTNDSAWYAFRVQSTNQRDIKVRLRYEGGSHRYEPKISYDRTNWESAQQLVVARHPGGSEVTLKIPVSDRAVWIAGQELVSNKDIANWIEQLRNQADASKILGKENALAIADTTIGTTVDGRNLYQMSIGNAQSGDSIFILSRQHPPEVTGTIGMMHFVEAICADTELAKAFRDKFHTSVVPIANPDGVAKGYWRANANGVDLNRDWMNFTQPETKAIHDELIKLNEHKDGRLWLFLDFHSTYNEVFYTMPRENDLFPSGFTTEWLAALDERMPTFDVLRDDGHNAHRSTSKAWVARELGIHAITYEFGDETDRDRIRNIAAKSAEEMMRLLLKRKSESVVSSK
- a CDS encoding sugar phosphate isomerase/epimerase family protein, which gives rise to MLDRRHFVIAAAAAASLPMALAKGQVTDPDESMPVEFSLNMSTIRGQNLSVPDQIEVAAKAGYDSVEPWVRDLEKFVADGGTLADVKKQIEDAGMTVASAIGFANWIVDDDAARAAALETAKKEMEMVRSIGGVRIAAPPVGAHTATSVSPPLETIARRYHALLEVGREMGVTPQLELWGFSPTLSKLGELSYVSTAAAHPDACVLPDFYHIYKGGNDFDSLGMIEASRMHCFHINDYPATPGIAEIADKDRVFPGDGVCELPKIIRGLIDHGFQGTFSLELFNPTYWQRDALEVAVEGLEKSKRVVAQAMQLPSTEV
- a CDS encoding sigma-70 family RNA polymerase sigma factor — its product is MTSITDLLTKSTDGEAGGTDQLFSLMYDDLCRLAGRFLQNEPMRHRLSSSSLVHQAYVRMVDQSRINWQGKTHFFAIGATVMRRILVDHARKVRSLKRGGGWERRQLTDEVTFKLSDDDDVVALDDLLKTLAELNPRQAKIVELRFFGGMTMREIATEMNLGLRTVEKEWAMSRAWMRRELRCSDAADDDGGSAVNSDGTAQPEEN
- a CDS encoding polysaccharide deacetylase family protein, producing the protein MTKKALQNIVRSVHHRFFSRPLPQKLGIYFHEIESDAFAAVSEMTRAFRDLGYHFTGDPAEFMASDRPLVFLSIDDNFRTTYELLDLADELDIRFAVYLNTLYFRGRDSDDDRSKYLRHLQTQFAGELLSEDEVREIDRRGHTIGAHTHSHRRLTDLDVNEAQREITECRSKLADVLGATPHHFSYPFGMRRHFSESLRSFCAQSGFQTVANAIPGMQHAAPQALAIQRSGWDLRETVDRNFVNLRIDGRWYERITGRSAVV